The Romeriopsis navalis LEGE 11480 region AGGCTAAAGGCTATCATGCCACTGGTTACTTACAGAAGCCGATAAAATTTGAAGATTTAATTGAAATAATGACTAAAATCAATCAATATTGGGGTATTTGCCTCATTCCGTGACTTTAATTTCTTCGAAATGGACGGCATCTATCGATTTGTATAGATAGAGCTAAAACTTAAACTGTCTGGCAATATTACTTTAGATAGAATGCAAAATCAAACAAAAATTTTACATTATAGATACTGTTAATGATGCGATGAAAGCATCAAATTGGAAATAGGAGATAACTTATGAGTATCGAAGAAAAAGCAAAAGCTACAGCAAAAAATATTGAGGGTAAGGCCCAAGAAGCAGTTGGTCAGGTTACTGGTGATAAGCAGGACCAAGCAGAAGGAAAAGCGAAGCAGGCAGAAGCCTCTACTCGCCACGCTGTCGAAAATGCGAAGGACGCTGTGAAGGATGAGATCGACTAGTTATAGTTGATCGCTGTTGCATGGCTCATAACTCTTGACTCAAGGACAGCTGCGTTATCAAAGCTGCAAGATCGTTATGAGCCATGCTAGCTTGCTCAATGCGTAAAACCGTCAGAGCTTTTATACCCGTAGGATATTGTATGCCCTGCGGGTAATTTTTGTTGACTGAAAAACAGCTCCAAGAAAACGCTACTTCTCTTACCCATTGCCTGATTGCTGGAATGCAAAGCAATATTATCGTTCAGAGCCTCTATCCCTTTAGAGCTATGGCACCCCATATTCAAATTCACTCTAAAAGCACAATACGACTCCCAAGTATATTGCTAGATTACTTTTATATTCATTTAATACTTAGTAGGGAGCGACAAAATATGGGTATCATTGCTTGGATTGTTTTAGGACTGCTAGCAGGTGCAATTGCGAAGGCAATCTATCCTGGGCGTCAAGGCGGTGGCATTATTGCCACAATGGTTCTGGGTGTTGTTGGTGCATTCCTTGGTGGCTCGCTTCATTCATTCCTATCAACGGGGTCTTTACAATTAGTGGGAGCAAGCCTGAGTATCCCCGGTGTTTTTGTTGCGGTACTTGGCGCAATTATCGCCATCTTTATCTGGCAAGCCGTAAACCGCCGTTCTGCTTAACCCGCATAGATTGAGCCATTTATGGAAATGGCAACTTGTACAAGCATAATAGCTGGCTACTCAGTAATGTGACTAGCCAATTATTATCGTTGTTTAATTTAAGGTACTGTTGACAATGAAAACACAAGATTCTGGTTTGCCAACCCGTGGACAGCTTGAACGTTCTCTTTCGCAGAGCATTCAGGCTCTCTATCGTAAACAACTTGGTCACCAGCCGAGTAAAGTCACCTGTCGCTTACTGGATCGAAAGATTGTGATTGTAATGGAAGATTCGATTACACAGGCAGAGCAGGTTTTAGCTAGTGCAACCGCTGACGATAAATTAGTTGAGCAAGTTAGAAATGCTTTGGATACAGCGATAGAAGCAGATCTTAAGCAGTTGATTCAAGAGAAAATTGGGGTTGAAATCGTTGATCTGCTGAGTGATTCAACCGTTGAAACTGGAAGACTTGGAATCATTGTTGTTTTAGCGAATGATCCTGAAACTCGGCAACCGGATTCTGCTGCTAAGAAATTATAGGTTTCAGGACTGTAAGCGACTGGCAATGCGGGCTGCACTGGCATGAGGCAATCTGCAATCAGATTTCAGTAGTTGCACTATCGCGATTGCACTATCATGATCATGATTGTACGGTGTGGTTCGTATTAGCTAGGCTTGGAAACTACTATCATTCCAGCGCTGTAAGGCTTTGAGTGATGTGGATGTGGTTCCTAGTAATAGTACAACTAGGATTTCTCGTAGAAGTGAAAACTAGTAGGAACGCACATACTCGGGTTTTCACTTCTACGATCAGTCGTTGAAACGAAAACCCAAGTAAATAGTAGTCAAATCTAATCAATAAAAAATCTACCTTTTTAGACAAATTAGCATTTTAGGAAGCCGCAACTATTGAACGATTAATCACTGAATAGCTTAATGCCTAAAAAATATGATTACGACAGCCCCTAATTTACTGTTTGTTTGGTTTGCTGGTTTACTACTAGCCTTGGCTTTTCAGGTGATATTGGCCCAGTTTGGGGTGGCGATCGGTCTAAGCTTCACACATTTCTTATGGAAACCAGAAGAATCTGAGAATTCCGCATCCGCAGAAACGACTTCCCAAGACAATAATTTATCTGTCAGCAACCGCGTAATTAGCTGGATAGCTGGTCTAGGAGTACTGCTAACAGTTGATTCTGTGTTATTTATCGCTAGTTTCTTAGCTGTGAAGCTAAGTTTGAGTTTGTGGCCGATGCAGGGGATGGTAATTGCCTTAACAATATGGGCGACATATCTGTTGCTACTATTCTGGTTTAGCACTAAGGCAATCAATGCGGCCGGTGAAATCCTCTTTGGGATTATTGTGCGTCCGCTACGGCAGTTGTTTCAGGCTTTACAAACTATTATTCAACCGGAGGATGAGCCAGAAGCCGTTGAATCGATTCGGGCAATCCAAGCACAAATCAAGGCTGAGGTAGAACAGTTTATACAGCAACTAGAAGGGAACTCACAGGAATTTGATCGTCATGAAGGCTTATCGAATCAGCATAACCCACAAGGCGCTAGCACTGCTGCCCCACTGGCATTTCCCAGTCAAGCGCAGAAATCGGTGACAGTGAGTACACTAAAGACTCAACCGAGTGCCGTGAAGTCAAATTGGTTGAGTCAGATCAAAGATTTTGATTGGCGCGTTGCTGCACGCTCATTGGTTGAGCAGGTTGATCTGTCTGATGTGGACGCCCAAGCACTATGGTCGATTCTGCAGGAGTGGTTGCAAATTGAAACTCTTCCGGACGCGCATCCACAACAGTTAGAAGGTTTGAGTCACCGGCAATCTGACATAGTCGTAACTGAATTAGAAGAGAAACTACAGCGATATCTACGCTACACCAATCTTGATAAACTCACAGCGTCTGGTATTAAACGCAAGATTGATCAACTGCAAGCATCTTTGCCATCAAATACTAAAGAGGCTTCACTTTATCTTCCTTCGGCAAATACCGTCGAAACCTTACTGCAAAATCGCAAAGGCATAACTCAATCAAAAATTCAGCAGGTGGTTCAGGCGATCGAGGCGGAGCGACCTAGCCCTAGGTCATCACATCCAGAGGCGATCGTGCGGCTTTATCATAGTCTTTCCGCAATACCTTGGCATGAAATCAATCTAGAAGATTATAAGGTGAGAGCTATAGAAATATTTGACTATCCCCCAACTGACTTACAGGTAATTAGCCAATATCTAACACAGCTTGATTGGCCTCTGTTGGCACAACGGCTTAAAACGAGTCAGATTATGCCGACGATCGATATCGATCAGCTGCTAGAACAACTGCGGCAGTTAATTAATCGCAGTAGAACTGTCATGCAGCTGACACAACAAACGGCAAGTCAGCGATCCAGTCCACCGACTGTACCCAAGGCGTCAGATGATTCCTTCAAGCAGTCACTTAAACAAGTTCCTGAGGCAATTTCGGCTGCACATGAAAAAATTAGCCATAAACTGATGGATGCCTCATCTGAACTGACTGACTATAAATCAGGGTTGCAGCAAATTAAGCAGTTCGTTAGCGAAATGTCAGGGGAAATCCGCGATGCTTTACCTGATATTTTAAGCATTAATCAGGATTTACCACAGTTGTACGATCGCCTAGGCGACAATATGCAGCAGGCGAAATCACAGTTTGAGTATTTGCAATCGCAGGTTCAAGATCTCGCAGACGATCCTCAATCAGCGCTGGCACATCTCGTCAAACAGGCTCAACATGAACTTTTACAACCTTTGCACTCCCTGGAAGAGAGCCTAAATGAAAAAGCTGATCAGCTCAATCATCATCTCAAAACACAGCTAAAATCTGTACAGAAACTCGCGATTGTTGCTGCCTGGTGGATCTTTTTCATTAGCTTCAGTTCTGGTCTGAGTGCGGCTTGTGCTGGCTGGCTGGCCGCAGGGGGCCGATTACCCAATGTCGAAATTATTGTTGCTCAGCTATCACAATTGATTGCTAACTTAATTGCTTAATTGCCATAAGTGTAAATTCTAAATTTTCAAAATTTGAGTTGCAATCTACATCTAAAGGTATATCTTTTTTGCATCTGATCGATGATCGCTAAGAAACCATTTCTTTCGAGAGAAGATAAGGCATTCTAGGTCCTTCAGAATAAGCAGTGTAGCCGCTTGAAATGCTTGCTGGCCGGCTACGCAAAGCCTAAATAATGGAGGTATTTAGTAATGAAGAATTTAATCGCTGCTTTATCTTTGACAATTGGATTTAGCGCAGGGCTCAGTATGATTGCGCCACAGGTGTTTGCCCAAACAATTTCTGGTGTGACACCGAGGATTGGCGCACAGGATGCTACGCAGCATGCTGTTATCTCAGGCGTATTTTCGGGTGATAAAGCCGTTGATCCACAGCGCGTCAAGATATTTATCGATGGCCAAGATGTCACGGCTCAAAGCTCGGTTACAGAAGGCTTATTTAGCTACCGATCGTTGCAGCCGTTGAGCCTTGGACGGCATACTGTAAGAGTGGAATATGCCAATATTGACGGCGAATGGCAAGTTGCAAATTGGTCATTTTATGTCAGACCAACAACAGCATCCTTGGAAATTACGAGTGTTACTCACAACGCTGTTCAGCCCTTGAACAATGATTCACCTCTCTTAGTGACTATTAAAGGTACACCAAATGCTGCCGCGTCAGTGCTATTGGCCGAACCAGGTATGAGTAGTCGTTCCCTGAGTGCATCAGAAATTTCGCCAGGTGTCTACGTCGCAACAATGCCCATGCAATCACAACTCGGCCAAGCGGCAGTTCTTGGTCGTCTGAAGCGTCGTAA contains the following coding sequences:
- a CDS encoding CsbD family protein — its product is MSIEEKAKATAKNIEGKAQEAVGQVTGDKQDQAEGKAKQAEASTRHAVENAKDAVKDEID
- a CDS encoding GlsB/YeaQ/YmgE family stress response membrane protein: MLTEKQLQENATSLTHCLIAGMQSNIIVQSLYPFRAMAPHIQIHSKSTIRLPSILLDYFYIHLILSRERQNMGIIAWIVLGLLAGAIAKAIYPGRQGGGIIATMVLGVVGAFLGGSLHSFLSTGSLQLVGASLSIPGVFVAVLGAIIAIFIWQAVNRRSA
- a CDS encoding DUF2294 domain-containing protein, coding for MKTQDSGLPTRGQLERSLSQSIQALYRKQLGHQPSKVTCRLLDRKIVIVMEDSITQAEQVLASATADDKLVEQVRNALDTAIEADLKQLIQEKIGVEIVDLLSDSTVETGRLGIIVVLANDPETRQPDSAAKKL